In Deinococcus proteolyticus MRP, a single genomic region encodes these proteins:
- the mutY gene encoding A/G-specific adenine glycosylase has product MSAEPTANTEPTANTASLPSTAPAPITDPAPLRRALLDWFDESGRDLPWRVGPEGGRDPYRVWVAEILLQQTQVVRGRLYYERFLTAFPTVQALAEAPQGAVLKAWEGCGYYARARNLHRAAQTVVASGEFPTTYDGWLALPGVGPYTAAAVSSLAYGEARAVSDGNVRRVLARVLAERQPTDAWVQARADDLLDPLRPAAWNEAVMDLGATVCTPKAPECPRCPLRGWCAAYASGEPASYPAPKRRAAVQEVRAVALLVGDAEHALLEQRAGTLLGGLYGLPLEEISAGGDQAGALARLQARLGLDHARPEPLGEVTHTMTHRRLQVSVYGLPGTAAVGRTVPVAQAALSRLDHKALALLRGPQRLL; this is encoded by the coding sequence GTGTCCGCAGAGCCGACAGCCAACACGGAGCCAACAGCCAACACAGCGTCATTACCCAGCACAGCGCCGGCACCCATCACCGACCCGGCACCACTGCGGCGCGCTCTGCTCGACTGGTTTGACGAATCCGGGCGTGACCTGCCCTGGCGCGTGGGCCCCGAAGGTGGGCGCGACCCCTACCGCGTGTGGGTGGCAGAGATTCTGCTGCAGCAGACCCAGGTGGTGCGGGGGCGGCTGTACTACGAGCGCTTTCTGACGGCGTTTCCTACGGTGCAGGCGCTGGCGGAAGCCCCGCAGGGAGCGGTGCTCAAGGCGTGGGAGGGCTGCGGTTACTATGCCCGCGCCCGCAACCTGCACCGCGCCGCTCAGACAGTGGTGGCCAGCGGCGAGTTTCCCACCACCTATGACGGTTGGCTGGCCCTGCCGGGCGTGGGGCCGTATACGGCTGCGGCAGTCAGCAGCCTGGCCTACGGCGAAGCCCGCGCCGTGAGCGACGGCAACGTGCGCCGGGTGCTGGCACGGGTACTGGCCGAGCGTCAGCCGACCGATGCCTGGGTGCAGGCCAGGGCCGACGACCTGCTGGATCCGCTACGGCCCGCCGCCTGGAACGAAGCGGTGATGGACCTGGGGGCCACCGTCTGCACGCCCAAGGCCCCCGAGTGCCCCCGCTGCCCGCTGCGCGGGTGGTGCGCCGCTTATGCCAGTGGGGAGCCGGCCAGCTACCCAGCCCCAAAGCGCCGGGCTGCCGTGCAGGAAGTGCGGGCGGTGGCCCTGCTGGTGGGCGACGCGGAACACGCCCTGCTGGAGCAGCGGGCCGGCACCCTGCTGGGCGGACTGTATGGCCTGCCGCTGGAAGAGATCAGCGCAGGGGGCGACCAGGCCGGGGCACTGGCCCGCCTGCAAGCCCGCTTGGGGCTGGACCACGCCCGACCCGAGCCGCTGGGCGAGGTCACCCACACCATGACCCATCGCCGCTTGCAGGTGAGCGTGTACGGGCTGCCGGGTACGGCGGCAGTGGGCCGGACCGTTCCCGTGGCGCAGGCCGCCCTGTCGCGGCTGGACCACAAAGCCCTGGCCCTGCTGCGTGGCCCACAGCGCCTGCTCTGA